In Sphaeramia orbicularis chromosome 7, fSphaOr1.1, whole genome shotgun sequence, one genomic interval encodes:
- the sycp2 gene encoding synaptonemal complex protein 2, producing the protein MPASQDKQLETVLDQAIASWDVQELDVFLQREISESTDVKCSQQFLTKLNKFISRSLDQNDARSASLGLSILEKFGKNLKLPGGEGLPGLIAQGLIKKMVQWFEKCRQLWIKSGTQRNETLLNLSEGFFDALMVIHEGCSEGTYEVTESFLYRAGHLAVDPRIYILIQKEAIRKFNIILDKIPAKLKKDRKILTSQEASDVMVRIANHILDGGDYDLQTALMEALCRMANSEQRKQLADRWFSMEHVTRAFIKIRDSDFETDCRKFLNLVNGIRGDKRRVYSYPSLEVFLGKYELLMPADEKLEEFWIDFNFGSNSISFYFSLADEEAPESQWETICINENEVQSYTVTEENKRKVLTLNLSEDVVVGTVAGSTLVIHFSSSLDILSVVHSVYGVTKNKGFVGKTGISVVKNAVKVIVEDNSCQVVPESQLSLGESEKNAAPHCLPAPPAHAQIKTPVSSRMSVSSNYISSSRGGSVHGSSSVCVFLPPSKDKGKPSLEMVGSTKKHEEYCFGELRTTSKTSSHCTTPSSTVTKSMTVQSAASKNVTKTEAVKHQKNKPLAKVVDMVVTGRGDEQESLEETFVPDTQPKTGRNISSHWKKCSVSEMLMMPTQKISTLPVSPLSESCSSLAQQQACPPSARQPSVPASGPINQKQFHAEVTQSLQGLLTEKNQAPGPQEFVRQKTKISDTSLDFKGRSSADQSGSELCAPKQHKSQRNHLNRQKKKGKTLGEADAVQMKTSVKATLTGGLQMVTPTRPIEANKALSSKEKRDAQVAGSMVRVISSHYEVNAQCTTQVNADKIPQSWICPVINRPIFNMNWLPAYRGKVSGGKDLLKSHSKTTTKSSRQSKDIFAFSTEESQHIGEKDKTFNTTSATCKSSAIDDSSSLISTTKKKQQPVAKEKQYVKKHLFSDTDTDQAVTEISWLRESSRKPKPRVTKYPRQAPAKPKAVSPHTSWDSSNLPPPSPKPVNRNNKTSKAPVKYGGKQSAKSVKPAATTNKKPAAAAAGRRPQRAAANTIKNYKEPETDGSNSESEQHPPKQEGTEKIHGAAQERKKIASKQPRKNNSTPESNHHHFMQELGSKQANVSKLKPENVLQETTQKIQKPTKKNVTPAQEQTNALKDSWAACQASSSSSPPFIEKMRSAERSAPTLDLTCSPLLTPRGSPLPASPNSVCLDTPSPVLLLPKPCSAVGSTGGFRPASLYSSEKKQSMSKTRSIQSVPSLPSLMGKGYHREPCAPSRPSTAEMSPVLNHPSSSASHSPLSLPTRPLLTSTLLDQVKPQSPPQSPIPEDDISCGSDYGFSEVSPVSQVSLNHSSIKSSVVMSQVKNNSTAVVKSEKTPHSDQDPKSAETHVSGPSRKRHISYSSSSNSEENEQKQRKKSKMRERRHPRMKPRTLFKSLAEDSTDGAVMRQVISSTYTVRDPEAGDVEVDMDEDLELPQTTAKPSDMCRQFSTQLKRKFQNRYKMVEVYNKQSLKSIQQHVAAIDTEVTKYRTQQLEQVQKVLLEEIHKLEQADSVLKNMETDLNICWKKQAMAFHSYQQQEKRRNETLRKTLQNNVCHSVEYEEKIFVSQMCLIRKDMKSVQDRLLAEMQEGEIQSVKRGLHALFFPDGAGF; encoded by the exons ATGCCAGCGAGTCAAGACAAACAG CTAGAGACCGTCCTTGATCAGGCAATAGCAAGCTGGGATGTCCAAGAACTGGATGTTTTCCTGCAGAGAGAGATTAGTGAaagtactgatgtaaaatgctctCAGCAGTTTCTCACCAAACTGAACAAATTTATCAGCAGG AGCTTGGATCAGAATGATGCAAGATCAGCCAGTTTGGGTCTAAGTATCCTGGAGAAGTTTGGGAAAAACCTGAAACTTCCTGGAGGTGAAGGGCTACCTGGATTAATAGCTCAAGGTTTGATAAAAAAG ATGGTGCAGTGGTTTGAGAAATGCAGGCAGCTGTGGATCAAGTCTGGCACCCAGAGGAATGAAACCTTGCTCAATTTGTCTGAGGGCTTTTTTGATGCTTTAATGGTCA TTCATGAAGGGTGCAGTGAAG GAACATATGAGGTTACAGAATCCTTCCTTTATCGTGCTGGTCATCTTGCAGTTGACCCCAGAATCTACATCTTGATTCAGAAGGAG GCAATTCGCAAATTCAACATAATTTTGGACAAAATCCCAGCAAAActtaagaaagacagaaaaatcctAACATCACAAGAGGCCTCAGATGTAAT GGTTAGGATTGCTAATCACATCCTGGATGGTGGTG attaTGACTTGCAGACAGCCCTGATGGAAGCATTGTGCAGAATGGCCAATTCTGAGCAGAGAAAACAGCTTGCAGATCGCTGGTTCTCCATGGAGCATGTGACCAGAGCCTTTATCAAGATCAGGGATTCTGATTTTGAGACG GATTGTCGGAAGTTTCTGAACTTGGTGAATGGGATCAGAGGAGATAAAAGAAG AGTGTATTCATACCCATCTTTGGAGGTTTTTCTGGGCAAATATGAG CTGCTGATGCCTGCAGATGAGAAGCTGGAAGAATTCTGGATCGACTTCAACTTTGGCAGCAACAGCATATCTTTTTACTTCTCTTTGGCTGATGAAGAGGCTCCG GAAAGCCAGTGGGAAACGATATGCATAAATGAGAATGAAGTCCAAAGCTACACTGTTACTG AGGAGAACAAGAGGAAAGTCTTGACATTAAATTTGTCAGAGGACGTAGTTGTGGGCACAGTTGCAGGATCCACTCTTGTCATCCACTTCAGCTCCAGTCTGGATATCCTCAGTGTTGTTCATAGTGTGTATGGAGTCACCAAAAACAAG GGATTTGTTGGAAAGACTGGAATATCTGTTGTGAAGAATGCAGTCAAAGTTATAGTGGAAGACAACAGCTGCCAG GTTGTTCCTGAGAGTCAGTTGTCTCTTGGTGAAAGTGAGAAAAATGCTGCCCCTCACTGTTTGCCTGCCCCACCTGCACATGCTCAG ATAAAGACTCCTGTTTCATCGAGGATGTCGGTGTCCTCCAACTatatcagcagcagcagaggagggaGTGTGCATGGCTctagttctgtctgtgtttttctgcCTCCAA GCAAAGATAAAGGAAAGCCCTCTTTGGAGATGGTTGGTTCTACAAAAAAGCATGAGGAATATTGCTTTGGAGAGTTAAGAACAACTTCTAAGACAAGCAGTCATTGCACAACACCCAGCAGTACAGTGACAAAGAGCATGACAGTGcag AGCGCAGCTTCCAAAAATGTCACGAAGACGGAGGCTGTCAAACACCAAAAG AACAAACCTTTGGCAAAAGTAGTAGATATGGTTGTAACTGGACGAGGTGATGAACAGGAGTCTCTTG AAGAAACTTTTGTGCCTGATACTCAACCTAAAACTGGCAGAaacat ATCCTCACATTGGAAGAAATGTTCTGTTTCTGAAATGCTAATGATGCCCACACAGAAAATCAGCACTCTGCCAGTGTCTCCGTTATCTG AGTCCTGTTCAAGTTTGGCCCAACAGCAGGCATGCCCTCCCTCAGCACGGCAGCCATCAGTTCCAGCCTCAGGCCCAATCAACCAAAAGCAGTTTCATGCAGAAGTCACCCAGTCCCTGCAGGGGTTACTAACTGAGAAGAACCAAGCACCAGGGCCTCAAGAGTTTGTGCGACAGAAGACAAAAATATCTGACACCAGCCTGGACTTTAAAGGTAGGAGCTCTGCAGATCAGAGTGGTTCTGAATTGTGTGCTCCCAAACAGCACAAGTCCCAGAGAAATCACctgaacagacaaaagaaaaaagggaAGACATTAGGAGAGGCAGATGCTGTTCAGATGAAAACTTCGGTCAAGGCCACCCTAACCGGTGGCCTGCAGATGGTAACACCCACCCGCCCCATTGAAGCTAACAAGGCCCTCTCAAGCAAGGAGAAG AGAGATGCACAGGTTGCAGGTAGCATGGTCAGGGTCATCTCGAGCCACTATGAGGTTAACGCTCAATGCACAACACAGGTTAACGCAGATAAAATTCCCCAGTCCTGGATTTGTCCAGTTATTAACAG GCCCATCTTTAATATGAACTGGTTGCCAGCTTATAGA ggAAAAGTATCTGGAGGTAAAGACTTACTAAAATCCCATAGCAAAACCACAACCAAATCATCAAGGCAGAG TAAGGATATTTTTGCATTCAGCACAGAAGAATCACAGCATATTGGG GAAAAGGACAAAACTTTCAATACTACATCTGCTACATGTAAAAG CAGTGCCATCGATGACTCCTCATCACTCATCAGTACAACCAAGAAAAAACAGCAACCTGTGGCAAAA GAGAAGCAATATGTGAAGAAGCATCTCTTCagtgacacagacacagatcaggcCGTGACTGAAATCAGCTGGTTGAGGGAGTCGAGCAGAAAACCCAAACCCAGAGTTACCAAGTACCCCAGGCAGGCACCAGCCAAGCCTAAAGCTGTGTCACCACACACATCAT GGGATTCTTCCAATTTACCACCACCCTCTCCAAAACCAGTAAACCGGAATAACAAAACCAGTAAG GCCCCTGTGAAGTATGGAGGAAAGCAGTCAGCGAAGAGCGTAAAGCCAGCAGCAACAACTAACAAaaaaccagcagcagcagcagcaggcagGAGGCCCCAGAGAGCCGCAGCTAATACCATCAAGAATTACAAAGAGCCAGAAACTGATGGCAGCAACTCAGAGTCAGAACAGCATCCTCCCAAG CAGGAAGGAACTGAGAAAATACATGGTGCTgctcaagaaagaaaaaaaattgcaagCAAACAACCAAGAAAGAACAATTCAACACCAGAGAGTAACCACCATCACTTCATGCAAGAACTGGGGTCTAAACAGGCAAACGTTTCAAAG CTGAAGCCTGAGAATGTTCTTCaagaaacaacccaaaaaatccAAAAACCCACAAAGAAAAATGTCACCCCTGCCCAGGAGCAGACAAATGCATTGAAGGATTCCTGGGCTGCTTGCCAagcctcttcctcttcatccccTCCTTTCATCGAGAAGATGAGAT CTGCTGAGAGGTCAGCCCCAACCTTGGATTTGACCTGCTCACCTCTTCTCACCCCGCGGGGATCCCCACTCCCCGCCTCCCCCAACTCTGTCTGCCTGGACACCCCCTCTCCAGTCCTGCTGCTACCCAAACCTTGCTCTGCAGTCGGCAGTACAGGAGGTTTCAGACCAGCCTCTCTCTACAGTTCAGAGAAGAAGCAAAGCATGTCCAAGACTCGGTCCATCCAATCTGTCCCCTCTCTCCCTTCACTGATGGGTAAAGGTTACCACCGTGAACCTTGTGCACCTTCAAGGCCCAGTACAGCAGAG ATGAGCCCAGTCCTAAATCACCCATCCTCCTCAGCCTCTCACTCTCCTTTGTCTCTGCCCACTCGTCCCCTGTTGACATCCACTCTCCTCGATCAGGTCAAACCTCAAAGCCCTCCTCAGTCACCAATTCCAGAGGATGACATCAGCTGTGGCTCTGATTACGGCTTCAGTGAAGTGTCACCTGTTTCTCAGGTTTCGCTGAATCATTCGTCCATTAAGTCATCAGTGGTCATGAGTCAAGTTAAGAACAACAGCACTGCTGTGGTTAAGTCTGAG AAAACGCCTCATTCAGACCAAGACCCTAAGTCTGCAGAGACACATGTGTCGG GGCCCAGTCGGAAGCGACACATCTCATACTCCTCGTCTAGCAATTCTgaggaaaatgaacagaaacagaggaagaaaagtaAGATGAGAGAACGGCGTCATCCTCGGATGAAACCAAGGACATTGTTCAAGTCTC TCGCTGAAGATTCTACTGACGGCGCAGTAATGCGTCAGGTGATTTCTTCCACCTATACTGTGAGGGACCCTGAGGCTGGAGATGTAGAAGTGGACATGGATGAGGATTTGGAGCTCCCACAAACCACTGCAAAGCCAAGTGACATGTGTCGTCAGTTCAGCACTCAGCTCAAGAGGAAGTTCCAG AATCGTTATAAGATGGTAGAGGTTTACAACAAACAGTCTTTGAAGAGCATCCAGCAACATGTCGCTGCAATTGACACAGAAGTTACCAAATACAG GACTCAGCAGCTTGAACAGGTGCAGAAGGTCCTTTTGGAGGAGATCCACAAACTGGAGCAGGCTGACTCTGTTCTGAAAAACATGGAGACAGACCTCAAC ATATGCTGGAAAAAGCAGGCCATGGCTTTCCATTCTTACCAACAGCAGGAAAAAAGGAG AAATGAGACGCTCCGAAAAACCCTTCAGAATAATGTGTGTCACAGCGTGGAGTATGAGGAGAAAATATTCGTATCCCAG ATGTGTCTGATAAGAAAAGACATGAagtcagttcaggacagactccTCGCTGAGATG cAAGAGGGAGAGATCCAGAGTGTGAAGAGAGGCCTGCACGCCTTGTTTTTTCCT
- the ppp1r3da gene encoding protein phosphatase 1, regulatory subunit 3Da isoform X1, giving the protein MKYLLVRLGGQHFSQNMDPGWFIGHDRICPTESAQQMPGSSCRASRPRMTVNLTKMLHADKPNSEKKPVPIRPPSTRVSLPRKHESHQSLSCEPTPKPIIRQRSLSLPSTTQKKRQCRSVGVRFVDSLGLELEDIRLFKSGDNPSIPHHVSFRLLMGAELADGRHLEISLPYLQPVFAEQPGDQSQFLHRLQEQKVCLERVLCLELGVIGITQVVNLDFEKDVTARYSFTGWKSCTETKASWVSTVTKTWEGGGGELSCDVFRFHLPVPPFLQPGAVLEFAIQYKVCGSEYWDNNNGENYKLVCQNYKLNVPKECEDSMVHFI; this is encoded by the exons ATGAAATATTTGCTGGTGAG gttgGGAGGACAGCATTTCTCACAGAACATGGACCCAGGCTGGTTTATTGGACATGACAGAATTTGTCCCACAGAATCTGCGCAACAGATGCCTGGCTCTTCCTGCAGGGCCTCAAGGCCTCGCATGACTGTCAACCTGACCAAAATGCTACATGCTGATAAACCTAATTCAGAAAAGAAGCCGGTGCCAATCCGCCCACCAAGTACCAGAGTCTCTTTGCCAAGGAAGCATGAATCCCATCAGAGCCTTTCCTGTGAGCCAACACCAAAGCCCATCATCCGGCAGCGGTCACTGTCTTTGCCCTCCACCACACAGAAGAAGAGGCAGTGCAGAAGTGTCGGTGTGCGGTTTGTCGACTCACTGGGGCTCGAACTGGAAGACATCAGGCTTTTCAAATCTGGAGATAATCCATCTATTCCACATCATGTTTCCTTTCGGTTATTGATGGGTGCAGAGTTAGCTGATGGGAGACACTTAGAAATATCCTTGCCATATTTGCAACCAGTTTTTGCTGAGCAGCCTGGTGATCAGTCACAATTCCTGCATCGTCTCCAAGAGCAGAAAGTGTGTCTGGAAAGAGTTTTGTGTCTTGAGCTGGGTGTCATTGGAATCACTCAAGTTGTCAATTTGGACTTTGAGAAAGATGTCACCGCTCGCTATTCCTTTACAGGCTGGAAGAGCTGCACAGAAACCAAGGCATCGTGGGTGTCAACTGTCACCAAAACCTGGGAAGGTGGAGGGGGGGAGCTAAGTTGTGATGTATTTCGTTTCCACTTGCCTGTTCCACCTTTCCTGCAGCCAGGAGCAGTGTTAGAGTTTGCCATTCAGTACAAGGTCTGTGGTTCTGAATACTGGGATAACAATAATGGGGAGAATTATAAACTAGTTTGCCAGAACTACAAGCTCAATGTGCCAAAAGAATGTGAGGACAGCATGGTGCACTTCATTTAG
- the ppp1r3da gene encoding protein phosphatase 1, regulatory subunit 3Da isoform X2, producing the protein MDPGWFIGHDRICPTESAQQMPGSSCRASRPRMTVNLTKMLHADKPNSEKKPVPIRPPSTRVSLPRKHESHQSLSCEPTPKPIIRQRSLSLPSTTQKKRQCRSVGVRFVDSLGLELEDIRLFKSGDNPSIPHHVSFRLLMGAELADGRHLEISLPYLQPVFAEQPGDQSQFLHRLQEQKVCLERVLCLELGVIGITQVVNLDFEKDVTARYSFTGWKSCTETKASWVSTVTKTWEGGGGELSCDVFRFHLPVPPFLQPGAVLEFAIQYKVCGSEYWDNNNGENYKLVCQNYKLNVPKECEDSMVHFI; encoded by the coding sequence ATGGACCCAGGCTGGTTTATTGGACATGACAGAATTTGTCCCACAGAATCTGCGCAACAGATGCCTGGCTCTTCCTGCAGGGCCTCAAGGCCTCGCATGACTGTCAACCTGACCAAAATGCTACATGCTGATAAACCTAATTCAGAAAAGAAGCCGGTGCCAATCCGCCCACCAAGTACCAGAGTCTCTTTGCCAAGGAAGCATGAATCCCATCAGAGCCTTTCCTGTGAGCCAACACCAAAGCCCATCATCCGGCAGCGGTCACTGTCTTTGCCCTCCACCACACAGAAGAAGAGGCAGTGCAGAAGTGTCGGTGTGCGGTTTGTCGACTCACTGGGGCTCGAACTGGAAGACATCAGGCTTTTCAAATCTGGAGATAATCCATCTATTCCACATCATGTTTCCTTTCGGTTATTGATGGGTGCAGAGTTAGCTGATGGGAGACACTTAGAAATATCCTTGCCATATTTGCAACCAGTTTTTGCTGAGCAGCCTGGTGATCAGTCACAATTCCTGCATCGTCTCCAAGAGCAGAAAGTGTGTCTGGAAAGAGTTTTGTGTCTTGAGCTGGGTGTCATTGGAATCACTCAAGTTGTCAATTTGGACTTTGAGAAAGATGTCACCGCTCGCTATTCCTTTACAGGCTGGAAGAGCTGCACAGAAACCAAGGCATCGTGGGTGTCAACTGTCACCAAAACCTGGGAAGGTGGAGGGGGGGAGCTAAGTTGTGATGTATTTCGTTTCCACTTGCCTGTTCCACCTTTCCTGCAGCCAGGAGCAGTGTTAGAGTTTGCCATTCAGTACAAGGTCTGTGGTTCTGAATACTGGGATAACAATAATGGGGAGAATTATAAACTAGTTTGCCAGAACTACAAGCTCAATGTGCCAAAAGAATGTGAGGACAGCATGGTGCACTTCATTTAG